The following proteins are encoded in a genomic region of Triticum dicoccoides isolate Atlit2015 ecotype Zavitan chromosome 1B, WEW_v2.0, whole genome shotgun sequence:
- the LOC119336811 gene encoding aquaporin NIP3-1: protein MESAAGAETPNLSAPATPGTPAPLFAGARVDSLSYERKSMPRCRCLPVDAWMSSNACVVEIPAPDVSLPRKLGAEFVGTFILIFFATAAPIVNQKYGGVISPFGNAACAGLAVTTIILSTGHISGAHLNPSLTIAFAAFRHFPWLQVPAYVTAQVLGSISAGFALKGVFHPFLSGGVTVPDVTISTAQALFTEFIITFNLLFVVTAVATDTRAVGELAGIAVGAAVTLNILVAGPTTGGSMNPVRTLGPAVAAGNYRQLWIYLVAPTLGAVCGAGVYKLVKLRDVNGETPRPQRSFRR, encoded by the exons ATGGAGTCGGCGGCTGGGGCGGAGACGCCGAACCTGTCGGCACCGGCGACGCCGGGGACGCCGGCACCGCTGTTCGCGGGGGCGCGGGTGGACTCGCTGTCGTACGAGCGCAAGTCGATGCCGCGGTGCAGGTGCCTGCCGGTGGATGCGTGGATGTCGTCCAACGCCTGCGTCGTGGAGATCCCCGCGCCGGACGTCTCGCTCCCCCGCAAG CTCGGCGCGGAGTTCGTCGGGACGTTCATCCTCATCTTCTTCGCGACGGCGGCGCCGATCGTGAACCAGAAGTACGGCGGCGTGATCTCGCCGTTCGGGAACGCGGCGTGCGCGGGCCTGGCTGTGACGACCATCATCCTGTCGACGGGCCACATCTCGGGCGCGCACCTGAACCCGTCCCTGACCATCGCCTTCGCAGCGTTCCGCCACTTCCCCTGGCTCCAGGTCCCGGCCTACGTGACGGCCCAGGTGCTGGGCTCCATCTCCGCCGGGTTCGCGCTCAAGGGCGTCTTCCACCCGTTCCTCTCCGGCGGGGTCACCGTCCCCGACGTCACCATCTCCACCGCCCAGGCCCTCTTCACCGAGTTCATCATCACCTTCAACCTCCTCTTCGTCGTCACCGCCGTCGCCACCGACACCCGCGCA GTGGGCGAGCTCGCCGGGATCGCGGTGGGAGCCGCCGTGACGCTCAACATCCTCGTGGCCGG GCCGACGACGGGAGGGTCGATGAACCCGGTGAGGACGCTGGGGCCGGCGGTGGCCGCGGGGAACTACAGGCAGCTGTGGATATACCTGGTGGCGCCGACGCTGGGCGCGGTGTGCGGCGCCGGCGTGTACAAGCTGGTGAAGCTCAGGGACGTGAACGGCGAGACTCCGCGCCCGCAGCGCAGCTTCCGACGCTGA